The following are encoded together in the Pectobacterium wasabiae CFBP 3304 genome:
- a CDS encoding amino acid aminotransferase, with amino-acid sequence MFQNVDTYAGDPILSLMEKFKQDPRADKINLSIGLYYNEQNIIPQLRSVSAAESALRQPTQSASSYLPMEGLQPYRTAIQHLLFGESHAALADNRIATIQTLGGSGALKVGADFLKRYFPDSEVWVSDPTWENHIAIFEGAGFNVHTYPYFDGESLGVKFDAMLATLQTLPARSIALLHPCCHNPTGSDLTTEQWDRVIEVIIARELIPFMDIAYQGFGLGIEQDAYAIRAVASAGVPALIANSFSKIFSLYSERVGGLSVVCDDADSAQRVLGQLKATVRRNYSSPPNFGAQVVSKVLNDAQLNADWKAEVEEMRTRILSMRQELVSALKKALPNRNFDYLLTQRGMFSYTGFSPEQVDRLREEFGVYLIASGRMCMAGLNHSNVQRVAAAFAAIQ; translated from the coding sequence GTGTTTCAAAACGTTGATACCTATGCCGGAGATCCTATCCTGTCTCTGATGGAAAAATTCAAACAGGATCCAAGAGCAGATAAGATCAATTTGAGTATCGGGCTCTACTATAACGAGCAGAATATTATCCCACAGCTACGATCCGTCAGCGCGGCAGAAAGCGCCCTGCGCCAGCCAACTCAGAGCGCGAGTTCCTATCTACCGATGGAAGGGCTACAGCCTTACCGCACTGCGATCCAGCATCTGTTATTTGGTGAAAGCCACGCGGCACTGGCAGATAATCGCATCGCCACCATCCAGACGCTGGGCGGCTCCGGTGCGCTGAAAGTCGGTGCAGATTTCCTGAAACGCTACTTCCCGGATTCAGAGGTGTGGGTCAGCGACCCTACATGGGAAAACCATATTGCGATCTTTGAGGGCGCGGGCTTTAACGTTCACACCTATCCGTATTTCGATGGTGAAAGTCTGGGCGTGAAATTTGATGCCATGCTTGCCACCCTGCAAACGTTGCCAGCACGCAGCATTGCGCTGCTGCACCCATGCTGCCACAACCCGACCGGTTCTGACCTCACCACCGAACAGTGGGATCGCGTCATTGAAGTCATCATCGCACGTGAGTTGATTCCATTTATGGACATCGCCTATCAGGGCTTTGGCCTCGGGATCGAGCAGGATGCCTATGCGATTCGCGCCGTTGCCAGCGCGGGCGTCCCGGCACTGATCGCCAACTCATTCTCGAAAATTTTCTCACTGTATAGCGAGCGCGTCGGTGGCCTTTCCGTGGTGTGTGACGATGCCGACAGCGCACAGCGTGTGCTAGGTCAGTTAAAAGCAACCGTCCGCCGCAACTACTCTTCCCCACCGAATTTCGGCGCTCAGGTGGTTTCTAAAGTCCTGAACGACGCACAGTTGAACGCCGACTGGAAAGCGGAAGTCGAAGAGATGCGCACCCGTATTCTGAGCATGCGTCAGGAGTTGGTGTCAGCCTTGAAAAAGGCGCTGCCGAACCGTAATTTCGACTACCTGCTCACCCAACGCGGCATGTTCAGCTACACCGGCTTCAGCCCGGAACAGGTTGACCGCCTGCGTGAAGAATTCGGCGTCTACCTGATCGCCAGCGGACGTATGTGCATGGCGGGGCTGAACCACAGCAACGTTCAGCGCGTCGCAGCGGCTTTCGCCGCCATTCAGTAA
- a CDS encoding M48 family metallopeptidase: MTTLRYLNGYPPAIVAQAQTLVDQGKLGLWLEKRYPDRHHIQSDKSLYQFVAELKQRYLKNAPAISKVLYDNKQNPIKGTLGTNTFVARVQGGKLKSNNEIRIATLFRDGPEDFLRMIVIHELAHLKEKDHNKAFYQLCCHMDPDYHQLEFDMRIWLNWREINTTSV, from the coding sequence ATGACTACGTTACGCTACCTAAATGGTTATCCCCCTGCGATTGTCGCACAAGCTCAAACCCTCGTTGATCAAGGCAAGCTCGGCCTGTGGCTGGAAAAAAGATATCCCGATCGCCATCACATCCAGAGCGATAAGTCGCTCTATCAATTTGTCGCAGAATTGAAGCAGCGATATTTGAAGAACGCCCCTGCGATATCCAAGGTACTTTACGACAATAAACAGAACCCGATAAAAGGGACGCTGGGCACCAATACCTTTGTGGCGCGTGTACAAGGCGGAAAATTAAAGTCCAACAACGAAATTAGAATAGCGACGTTATTTCGTGACGGGCCGGAAGATTTCCTACGCATGATCGTGATACACGAACTCGCCCATCTCAAAGAAAAAGACCATAACAAGGCGTTCTACCAGCTCTGTTGCCATATGGACCCTGACTACCACCAGTTGGAATTTGATATGCGAATCTGGCTAAACTGGCGAGAAATAAATACCACTTCGGTCTAA
- a CDS encoding Hcp family type VI secretion system effector: MANLIYASINGQKQGLISSGCSTLDSIGNRYQTGHEDQIQVLGLNHSISRDQNVAHHPINFIKPIDKSSPLLGMAISYNEKVDVTFYFYRVNAAGQLELYYEVTLTDANIVDVTCVYPHVIDNNDIMPYEKVQLKYKTIAWNHKIAGTSGYSIWEEMSL, from the coding sequence ATGGCTAATTTGATTTACGCCAGCATTAATGGTCAAAAACAGGGTTTAATCTCATCCGGTTGCTCAACGCTCGACTCAATTGGCAATCGCTACCAAACCGGTCATGAAGATCAAATACAAGTACTAGGCTTAAACCATAGCATCAGTCGCGATCAAAATGTCGCCCATCACCCCATTAATTTTATTAAGCCCATTGATAAGTCATCTCCGTTATTAGGGATGGCAATCTCTTATAATGAAAAGGTGGATGTAACATTTTATTTTTACCGCGTCAATGCTGCTGGACAGTTAGAACTTTATTACGAAGTAACATTAACGGATGCGAACATTGTCGATGTCACCTGCGTCTATCCGCACGTCATCGATAACAACGACATTATGCCGTATGAAAAAGTCCAGCTAAAATATAAAACCATAGCATGGAACCATAAGATCGCAGGAACGTCGGGTTACAGTATCTGGGAGGAAATGAGCCTCTAG
- a CDS encoding DUF1240 domain-containing protein, with protein sequence MVKINRPLIGSFALFLFLASCWGCWFSLSGYFAFFESNDVIIFSWKVGVLIFAVPLLFYFSYLAFYSAIKNEPAKMNNELANVLAMIAIFGAVVSLFLSIYVSYNLNIQSYKTCPKISWMDPSKYVKDISLCKE encoded by the coding sequence GTGGTTAAAATAAATAGGCCATTAATTGGTTCGTTTGCATTATTTCTTTTCCTTGCTTCTTGTTGGGGATGTTGGTTCTCTTTAAGCGGATACTTCGCTTTCTTTGAATCAAATGATGTAATTATTTTTTCATGGAAGGTTGGTGTTCTGATATTCGCTGTACCGCTATTGTTCTATTTTTCATATCTAGCTTTTTATTCTGCAATAAAAAATGAACCTGCAAAGATGAATAATGAATTAGCAAATGTATTAGCAATGATAGCTATCTTTGGCGCGGTGGTTAGTTTGTTTTTATCAATATATGTATCATATAATCTTAACATTCAAAGTTATAAAACGTGTCCAAAAATATCTTGGATGGATCCCAGTAAATATGTGAAGGATATTTCTCTTTGTAAGGAATGA
- a CDS encoding DUF1240 domain-containing protein, whose product MLGGGSVVVKVKVNRPLAGAFAVFIFLLTCFTGWFSFNSYLDVLQLNDTIVFSWRVGLMVFGSPLLFYFSYLFFYSAINNEVAKINNKFGGGLFIVMIAGAIISLFSSFYISYNFRAYGYELCPKTSWMDPNKYVKNIALCDEW is encoded by the coding sequence ATGCTTGGGGGAGGTTCAGTCGTGGTTAAGGTAAAAGTTAATAGGCCATTAGCTGGCGCATTTGCAGTTTTTATTTTTCTATTGACATGCTTTACTGGTTGGTTTTCTTTTAATTCATATTTGGATGTTTTACAGTTAAATGATACGATAGTCTTTTCATGGAGAGTCGGGTTAATGGTATTTGGTTCTCCTTTGCTATTCTATTTTTCATATTTGTTTTTTTATTCTGCAATAAATAATGAAGTGGCGAAAATTAATAATAAATTTGGAGGGGGGTTGTTTATAGTAATGATAGCTGGTGCTATAATTAGTTTGTTCTCATCTTTCTACATATCTTATAATTTTAGAGCTTATGGTTATGAATTATGCCCTAAAACATCTTGGATGGATCCCAATAAGTATGTGAAAAATATTGCTCTCTGTGATGAATGGTAA
- a CDS encoding DUF1240 domain-containing protein encodes MVKVNRPLAGAFAVFISLLTCFTGWFSFNSYLGFLQLNNVIVFSWKVGLMVFCSPLLFYFSYLFFYSVINNEVARINNKLGGGLAIIMIVGAVINLFLSPYIYYSLTSQGYNVCPKTSWMSPNKYVKNIALCKE; translated from the coding sequence GTGGTTAAGGTTAATAGGCCATTAGCTGGCGCATTTGCAGTTTTTATTTCTCTATTGACATGCTTTACTGGTTGGTTTTCTTTTAATTCATATTTGGGGTTTTTACAGCTAAATAATGTAATTGTTTTTTCATGGAAAGTTGGGTTGATGGTTTTTTGTTCTCCATTGCTATTCTATTTTTCATATTTATTTTTTTATTCTGTAATAAATAATGAAGTGGCGAGAATTAATAATAAACTTGGAGGGGGATTGGCTATAATAATGATTGTTGGTGCTGTAATTAATCTGTTTTTATCTCCCTATATATATTATAGTCTGACAAGTCAAGGCTATAATGTTTGCCCAAAAACATCCTGGATGTCTCCGAATAAATATGTGAAAAATATTGCTCTTTGTAAAGAATGA
- a CDS encoding DUF1240 domain-containing protein: MVKVNRPLVGAFAVFLFFLSCFISWISFNGYLSFLQKSDVIIFSWKLGLMVFGSPLLFYFSYLAFYSAIKNEVPKMNNKSANSLVIVAIFGAIFSFFSSIYISYDLNDQDYKTCPKNSWVAPTKYVKEISLCDEW, from the coding sequence ATGGTTAAGGTAAATAGGCCATTAGTTGGCGCGTTTGCAGTTTTCCTTTTTTTTCTTTCATGTTTTATTAGCTGGATTTCCTTCAATGGATATTTGAGTTTTTTACAAAAAAGTGATGTGATCATTTTTTCATGGAAACTTGGTTTAATGGTATTTGGATCACCTTTGTTGTTTTATTTTTCATATTTGGCATTTTATTCAGCTATAAAAAATGAAGTACCTAAAATGAATAATAAATCAGCTAACTCATTAGTTATTGTGGCTATATTTGGTGCGATTTTTAGTTTTTTTTCATCAATTTATATATCATATGATCTTAATGATCAAGATTATAAAACCTGTCCTAAGAACTCATGGGTAGCTCCCACTAAGTATGTGAAAGAAATTTCTCTTTGTGATGAATGGTAA
- a CDS encoding DUF1240 domain-containing protein, with translation MVKINRPLIGSFALFLFLASCWGCWFSLSGYFAFFESNDVIIFSWKVGVIIFAVPLLFYFSYLAFYSAIKNEPAKMNNKLANVLAMIAIFGAVVSLCLSIYVSYDLNIKNYKTCPKISWMDPNKYVKNIALCKE, from the coding sequence GTGGTTAAAATAAATAGGCCGTTAATTGGTTCATTTGCATTATTTCTTTTCCTTGCTTCTTGTTGGGGATGTTGGTTCTCTTTAAGCGGATACTTCGCTTTCTTTGAATCAAATGATGTAATTATCTTCTCATGGAAAGTTGGTGTTATAATATTCGCTGTGCCGCTATTGTTTTATTTTTCATACCTGGCTTTTTATTCTGCAATAAAAAATGAACCTGCAAAGATGAATAATAAATTAGCAAACGTATTAGCAATGATAGCTATCTTTGGCGCGGTGGTTAGTTTGTGTTTATCAATATATGTATCATATGATCTTAACATTAAAAATTATAAAACGTGTCCAAAAATATCCTGGATGGATCCGAATAAATATGTAAAAAACATTGCTCTTTGTAAAGAATAA
- the cas6f gene encoding type I-F CRISPR-associated endoribonuclease Cas6/Csy4, translating into MDHYIDIRVQPDPEFTAPQLLNALFAKLHRALGQLADGKIGISFPEVGKTLGECLRLHGTADALSTLEQTAWLKGLRDYTQISACKAVPDGVKFRTVRRVQIKSSAERLRRRSVSKGWLTATEAAARIPDAIEKRSALPFVQIKSLSNGQMFFVFVEHGPLQNTPAAGRFSSYGLSAEATVPWF; encoded by the coding sequence ATGGATCACTACATTGATATTCGCGTCCAACCCGATCCCGAGTTCACTGCGCCGCAGCTCTTGAATGCGCTGTTTGCCAAACTGCACCGAGCGTTGGGACAACTGGCGGATGGCAAGATTGGTATCAGCTTTCCAGAAGTGGGTAAAACGCTGGGAGAATGTTTGCGGCTACACGGTACGGCAGACGCGCTCTCTACATTGGAACAAACAGCCTGGCTGAAAGGGCTGCGAGATTACACGCAGATTTCCGCATGTAAAGCTGTACCCGATGGCGTGAAGTTTCGTACCGTTCGCCGCGTTCAGATCAAGAGCAGCGCCGAACGTCTGCGTCGCCGTTCCGTTAGCAAAGGCTGGCTGACAGCAACGGAAGCTGCCGCACGGATCCCCGACGCAATAGAGAAACGCAGCGCACTGCCGTTTGTGCAAATCAAGAGCTTGTCCAACGGGCAGATGTTTTTTGTGTTTGTGGAACATGGCCCGCTACAGAACACCCCTGCCGCAGGCCGTTTCTCTTCCTACGGTTTAAGTGCGGAAGCCACCGTCCCGTGGTTCTAA
- the csy3 gene encoding type I-F CRISPR-associated protein Csy3, whose translation MAKAATTLKTASVLAFERKLANSDALMYAGNWAQQDNWAAIAIQEKSVRGTISNRLKNALTSDPAKLDAEIQKANLQKVDVAALPFGADTLKVVFTLRVLGNLAHPSVCNDQDYQTALGDIITGYAQEQGFSTLAARYAENIANGRFLWRNRVGAEAIRVVVTKKGEQSWEFNGEDYSLRQFSQPTGDLAALALAIEEGLAGDASALFTVEAYVQLGNGQEIFPSQELVLDEKARNGKSKILYQVNAVAAIHSQKIGNALRTIDDWYPAADEAGPIAVEPYGSVTSRGKAYRQPKEKMDFYTLLDNWVIKGDAPMPEQQHYVIATLIRGGVFGEKSE comes from the coding sequence ATGGCAAAAGCAGCAACGACGTTAAAGACCGCATCAGTACTGGCTTTTGAACGTAAATTAGCTAACTCCGATGCATTGATGTATGCAGGAAACTGGGCGCAGCAGGACAACTGGGCGGCCATTGCCATTCAGGAGAAATCGGTACGCGGGACGATATCTAACCGCCTGAAAAATGCCCTCACCAGCGACCCGGCCAAACTGGATGCGGAAATTCAAAAAGCCAACCTGCAAAAAGTGGACGTCGCCGCGCTTCCCTTCGGTGCCGATACCCTGAAAGTCGTGTTCACTCTGCGAGTATTGGGTAATTTGGCGCACCCCTCGGTTTGTAACGATCAGGATTACCAAACCGCATTGGGTGACATCATCACCGGATATGCTCAGGAACAAGGTTTTAGCACACTGGCGGCACGCTATGCAGAGAACATCGCAAACGGCCGTTTTTTGTGGCGTAACCGCGTCGGTGCAGAAGCGATCCGCGTCGTCGTCACCAAGAAAGGTGAACAGAGTTGGGAATTTAACGGTGAAGACTATTCACTGCGCCAGTTCAGCCAGCCAACGGGTGACCTTGCAGCATTAGCACTGGCGATTGAGGAGGGGCTGGCGGGTGACGCCTCGGCGCTTTTTACCGTGGAAGCTTATGTACAGCTCGGTAACGGTCAGGAAATCTTCCCTTCTCAGGAACTCGTGCTCGACGAAAAAGCGCGTAACGGTAAGAGCAAGATCCTCTATCAGGTTAATGCTGTCGCGGCCATTCACTCGCAGAAAATTGGTAACGCATTGCGCACCATTGACGACTGGTATCCAGCGGCTGATGAAGCGGGTCCGATTGCCGTCGAACCTTACGGCTCCGTAACCAGTCGCGGTAAAGCCTATCGCCAACCCAAAGAAAAAATGGATTTTTATACGCTGCTGGATAACTGGGTAATTAAAGGCGACGCCCCCATGCCAGAGCAACAGCACTACGTCATCGCCACGCTGATTCGCGGCGGTGTATTTGGTGAAAAAAGCGAATAA
- the csy2 gene encoding type I-F CRISPR-associated protein Csy2: protein MSTLIILRRIQVENANAIAGLTYGFPAITHFLGFTHALSRKLQASHGLTLEGCGVVSHQHQLHAYGSSWERSFALTRNPLTKEAKTAAFNEEGRMHMTVSLLIRCEGQIPADTKALCEHLKQQAQCQRLAGGTVIDIERVSVQSLPVDEAENRGVMRRLLPGFVLRDRTSLLHRHFQTLQQTNPQAEMIDAWLDFAALKMQAERDPRDNAVQWKYLPKPGDGGFLTPLMIGYRAISPLYAPGEVDKTRDPHTPFCFAEAAYGIGEWQGAHRISDIRQILWEYDHQNGDYHCRQLADTDSAAEDTSYEFDY, encoded by the coding sequence ATGAGCACGTTGATTATCCTGCGTCGTATCCAGGTCGAAAATGCCAACGCCATTGCCGGGCTGACCTATGGCTTCCCTGCCATTACGCATTTTCTCGGTTTTACCCATGCGCTATCGCGCAAGCTACAGGCTAGCCACGGATTGACGCTGGAAGGCTGCGGCGTGGTAAGCCATCAGCATCAGCTACACGCTTATGGTTCTAGTTGGGAACGAAGTTTTGCCCTGACCCGTAACCCGCTCACCAAAGAAGCCAAAACTGCCGCCTTTAATGAAGAAGGCCGCATGCATATGACCGTCTCGCTGTTAATTCGCTGCGAGGGACAGATCCCGGCGGATACCAAGGCACTCTGTGAACATTTGAAACAGCAGGCGCAATGCCAACGTCTGGCGGGAGGAACCGTTATTGATATCGAGCGGGTCAGCGTCCAGTCGTTACCGGTGGACGAAGCGGAAAACCGTGGAGTCATGCGCCGTCTATTACCGGGCTTTGTGCTAAGAGATCGTACCTCACTACTGCATCGCCATTTTCAGACGTTACAGCAGACCAACCCGCAAGCAGAAATGATCGATGCCTGGCTGGATTTTGCCGCTTTGAAGATGCAGGCAGAACGCGATCCTCGCGATAACGCCGTACAGTGGAAATACCTTCCCAAGCCTGGTGACGGCGGTTTTCTGACGCCATTGATGATTGGCTACCGTGCCATTTCACCGCTTTATGCACCCGGTGAGGTGGATAAAACCCGCGATCCACACACGCCGTTCTGTTTTGCCGAAGCCGCCTACGGCATCGGAGAATGGCAAGGGGCGCATCGCATCAGCGATATCCGCCAGATACTCTGGGAATATGACCACCAGAATGGCGATTATCACTGCCGCCAGTTAGCGGATACCGACTCAGCAGCAGAAGACACTTCCTACGAATTCGATTACTAA
- the csy1 gene encoding type I-F CRISPR-associated protein Csy1 has product MEDNRLTKFIVSYIEERRQDKLDEHDKKVKTARTELSSDALADAELTLAEKRREIERKYEVRNWLTDAASRAGQISLVTHALKFTHSDARGSSIFSANTVADAKTLSTATLVQPAIDAVGNAAALDVAKLLQTEYEGDSLVAALQRGDHRALEALAESPEQLAQWLAGFQQVFTDRQPSSHKLSKQIYFPLANGEYHLLSPLYSSSLAQALYQRITAVRFGDEAKAIRRAQKVSQWHDQLSISYPNLAVQNMGGTKPQNISALNSSRSGRSYLLSSAPPQWNHIEKPPQQHESIFRPRGEVDYHTRATLAQMQRFLLSVKDVENNRDIRQQRLRYLDQLIDQLFFYVASVQNLPVGWSAESELKRAQQLWLDPYRADTDTVFRREREAGDWQQAVAYDFGRWLNRRLKHENLIFGEVERREWSTAALFKRRMREVESALKEELA; this is encoded by the coding sequence ATGGAAGATAACAGATTAACCAAGTTCATAGTCTCTTATATCGAAGAACGACGGCAGGATAAACTAGACGAACACGATAAAAAGGTAAAAACAGCACGCACCGAATTAAGTAGCGATGCCTTGGCAGATGCCGAATTAACACTGGCCGAGAAGCGCAGAGAGATCGAGAGAAAATATGAGGTGCGCAACTGGTTAACCGATGCCGCCAGCCGCGCTGGGCAAATCAGCCTGGTCACCCACGCGCTGAAATTTACCCACAGCGATGCCAGAGGCAGCAGTATCTTTAGTGCTAACACCGTGGCGGATGCCAAAACACTCTCCACCGCGACGCTGGTACAACCCGCCATCGATGCCGTCGGCAACGCAGCGGCATTAGATGTCGCCAAGCTGCTACAGACCGAATACGAAGGGGATTCGCTGGTCGCTGCCTTACAGCGTGGCGACCACCGCGCACTGGAAGCATTGGCCGAAAGTCCGGAACAGCTCGCACAGTGGTTGGCAGGGTTTCAGCAGGTGTTTACCGATCGCCAACCCAGTTCACATAAGCTGTCCAAACAGATCTATTTCCCGCTAGCAAATGGAGAATACCATCTGCTCAGCCCGCTTTACTCCTCTTCACTGGCACAGGCTCTCTATCAGCGGATCACTGCCGTGCGTTTTGGCGATGAGGCAAAAGCGATTCGTCGGGCGCAAAAAGTAAGCCAGTGGCACGATCAACTTTCTATCAGCTATCCCAATCTGGCAGTACAAAATATGGGTGGCACCAAGCCGCAAAATATTTCTGCGCTAAACAGCAGCCGCAGCGGTCGTTCCTATTTGCTCAGCAGCGCACCACCGCAGTGGAACCATATTGAAAAACCACCGCAGCAGCATGAATCCATTTTCCGGCCACGCGGCGAGGTGGATTATCACACCCGAGCGACGTTAGCGCAGATGCAGCGCTTTTTACTTAGCGTCAAAGACGTGGAAAACAATCGCGACATTCGTCAACAGCGCCTGCGTTACCTCGATCAGCTAATCGATCAGCTCTTCTTCTATGTCGCCAGCGTGCAAAATCTGCCTGTCGGTTGGAGCGCTGAGTCCGAACTGAAACGCGCCCAGCAGTTGTGGCTCGATCCTTATCGTGCAGATACGGATACGGTTTTCCGCCGTGAACGCGAAGCAGGGGACTGGCAACAGGCAGTGGCCTACGATTTTGGCCGCTGGCTGAACCGTCGCCTCAAGCATGAGAACCTGATTTTCGGCGAGGTCGAGCGTCGGGAATGGTCTACTGCAGCCCTGTTCAAACGTCGTATGCGTGAAGTGGAAAGCGCACTGAAAGAGGAGCTGGCATGA